Proteins from a genomic interval of Lelliottia amnigena:
- the rcsB gene encoding capsular synthesis regulator component B, which translates to MNNMNVIIADDHPIVLFGIRKSLEQIEWVNVVGEFEDSTALINNLPKLDAHVLITDLSMPGDKYGDGITLIKYIKRHFPSISIIVLTMNNNPAILSAVLELDIEGIVLKQGAPTDLPKALAALQKGKKFTPESVSRLLEKISAGGYGDKRLSPKESEVLRLFAEGFLVTEIAKKLNRSIKTISSQKKSAMMKLGVENDIALLNYLSSVTLSAVDKD; encoded by the coding sequence ATGAACAATATGAACGTAATTATTGCCGACGACCACCCGATTGTACTGTTCGGTATTCGCAAATCACTTGAACAGATCGAGTGGGTGAATGTTGTCGGTGAATTTGAAGACTCTACAGCACTTATAAATAATCTTCCGAAACTTGATGCACACGTGCTCATTACTGACCTCTCCATGCCTGGAGATAAGTACGGCGATGGCATCACGCTGATCAAATACATCAAGCGCCACTTTCCGAGTATTTCAATTATTGTTCTTACCATGAACAATAACCCGGCGATTTTAAGCGCCGTGCTAGAACTCGACATTGAAGGGATTGTCCTGAAACAGGGCGCGCCGACGGATCTGCCTAAGGCTCTGGCTGCACTGCAGAAAGGCAAGAAATTTACCCCGGAAAGCGTTTCTCGCCTGCTTGAGAAAATTAGCGCGGGTGGTTACGGTGACAAACGTTTATCACCGAAAGAAAGTGAAGTACTGCGCCTGTTCGCTGAAGGTTTCCTGGTCACTGAAATTGCCAAGAAGCTGAACCGCAGTATCAAAACCATCAGTAGCCAGAAGAAATCGGCGATGATGAAACTGGGCGTAGAGAATGATATCGCCCTGCTGAATTATCTCTCTTCGGTTACCCTGAGCGCAGTCGATAAAGACTGA
- the rcsC gene encoding hybrid sensory kinase in two-component regulatory system with RcsB and YojN — translation MKYLVSFRTTLKVSRYLFRALALLLWLLVAFFSVFYIVNALHQKESEIRQEFNLSSDQAQRYIQRTTDVMKELKYIAENRLTAENGILATRGRNDKSEVPDFEPLFPDSDCSAMGTAWRGSLESLAWFMRYWRDNFSAAYDLNRVFLIGSENLCLADFGLRDVPVEREDALKSLHERIIKYRNAPQDERGNNIFWISQGPRPGVGYFYALTPVYLANRLQALLGTEQTVRMENFFTPGSLPMGVTILDENGHTLISLTGPENRLKVDPRWMQERSWFGYTSGFHELVLKKSLPPSSLSIVYSVPVDMVLERIRMLILNSILLNVLVGIALFMLARMYERKIFIPAESDAQRLEEHEQFNRKIVASAPVGICILRTQDGTNILSNELAHNYLNMLTHEDRQRLTQIICGQQVNFVDVLTSNHTNLQISFVHSRYRNENVAICVLVDVSSRVKMEESLQEMAQAAEQASQSKSMFLATVSHELRTPLYGIIGNLDLLQTKELPKGVERLVTAMNNSSSLLLKIISDILDFSKIESEQLKIEPSEFSPREVMNHISANYMPLVVRKQLGLYCFIEPDVPLTLLGDPMRLQQVISNLLSNAIKFTDVGCIILHVSRAGDYLSIRIRDTGVGIPAKEVVKLFDPFFQVGTGVQRNFQGTGLGLAICEQLISMMDGDISVDTEPGMGSQFTIRIPLYSAQYPVKSPAEGLSDKMCWLAVHNASLYSFLESLLSNRGIRVARYEAGQKTDADDTLITDVEVDPSWQGKAVITFCRRHIGIAQERIPGEWTHSVATPHEILHLLAHIYNVEGDAHDGGTALPSPQSAVTMNDDMMILVVDDHPINRRLLADQLGSLGYQCLTANDGVDALNVLSKNHIDIVLSDVNMPNMDGYRLTQRIRQLGMTLPVIGVTANALAEEKERCLASGMDSCLSKPVTLDVIKQTLSIYAARVRESRA, via the coding sequence TTGAAATACCTCGTCTCCTTTCGCACCACTCTTAAAGTCTCTCGCTATCTTTTTCGCGCGCTGGCGTTATTGCTTTGGTTGCTGGTTGCATTTTTTTCGGTGTTTTACATCGTTAATGCGCTGCATCAGAAGGAGTCAGAGATCCGTCAGGAGTTTAATTTAAGTTCCGATCAGGCCCAGCGTTACATTCAGCGTACGACTGATGTCATGAAAGAGCTGAAGTACATAGCTGAAAACCGTCTGACGGCGGAAAACGGCATTCTGGCTACGCGCGGGCGAAATGACAAATCAGAAGTGCCGGATTTCGAACCGTTATTCCCCGACTCCGATTGCTCGGCAATGGGCACGGCGTGGCGTGGCTCGCTTGAGTCGTTGGCCTGGTTTATGCGCTACTGGCGCGATAATTTTTCCGCGGCCTATGATCTCAACCGGGTATTTCTGATCGGCAGTGAGAATCTCTGTTTAGCCGATTTCGGCCTGCGGGATGTGCCGGTTGAGCGCGAAGATGCGCTGAAAAGTTTGCACGAACGCATCATTAAGTATCGTAATGCCCCACAGGACGAACGTGGCAATAATATCTTCTGGATAAGCCAAGGACCGCGTCCGGGTGTGGGTTATTTCTACGCCCTCACGCCGGTTTATCTCGCCAATCGCCTGCAGGCGCTGCTGGGCACTGAACAAACGGTTCGCATGGAGAACTTCTTCACACCGGGCAGTTTGCCTATGGGTGTGACGATCCTCGATGAAAATGGTCATACGCTGATTTCGCTGACCGGGCCTGAGAACCGCTTAAAGGTTGATCCTCGCTGGATGCAGGAACGCTCGTGGTTTGGCTATACGTCGGGTTTCCATGAGCTGGTGCTCAAGAAAAGTTTACCGCCATCGTCACTGAGCATTGTCTACTCCGTGCCCGTTGATATGGTGCTGGAACGCATTCGGATGCTCATCCTTAACTCCATCCTGCTGAATGTGCTGGTGGGGATTGCGCTGTTCATGCTGGCGCGCATGTATGAGCGTAAAATTTTCATCCCGGCGGAGAGCGATGCTCAACGCCTGGAAGAGCACGAGCAATTTAACCGCAAAATAGTCGCCTCGGCACCCGTTGGGATTTGTATCCTCCGTACGCAGGATGGCACGAATATTCTGAGCAACGAGCTGGCGCATAACTATCTGAACATGCTGACGCATGAAGACCGACAGCGACTGACGCAGATTATCTGCGGACAGCAGGTCAATTTTGTCGACGTATTAACCAGCAATCACACCAACCTGCAGATAAGCTTTGTCCATTCGCGCTATCGCAATGAGAACGTGGCGATCTGTGTACTGGTGGACGTCTCTTCGCGTGTAAAAATGGAAGAGTCGCTACAAGAAATGGCGCAGGCAGCAGAACAGGCCAGCCAGTCCAAGTCGATGTTCCTCGCGACCGTGAGCCATGAGCTGCGCACGCCGCTGTACGGGATTATTGGTAACCTCGATCTGCTGCAAACGAAAGAGTTGCCGAAGGGAGTAGAGCGCCTGGTCACGGCGATGAACAACTCTTCAAGTCTGCTGCTGAAAATCATCAGCGACATTCTCGACTTCTCTAAAATTGAGTCTGAACAGCTCAAAATCGAACCGAGCGAGTTTTCGCCCCGTGAAGTGATGAACCATATCAGCGCTAACTATATGCCGCTGGTGGTCCGCAAACAGCTTGGGCTGTACTGCTTTATCGAGCCGGATGTGCCGCTGACGCTGCTGGGCGATCCGATGCGTTTACAACAGGTCATTTCAAACCTGCTCAGCAACGCGATTAAGTTCACCGATGTCGGCTGTATCATTTTGCATGTTTCTCGCGCAGGGGATTATTTAAGCATTCGCATCCGCGATACCGGCGTCGGTATTCCGGCAAAAGAAGTGGTGAAACTTTTCGATCCGTTCTTCCAGGTTGGCACCGGGGTGCAGCGTAACTTCCAGGGCACAGGGCTGGGGCTGGCCATTTGCGAACAGCTGATCAGCATGATGGATGGCGATATTTCTGTCGATACCGAGCCGGGCATGGGCAGCCAGTTTACGATCCGCATTCCGCTCTATTCTGCGCAATATCCGGTGAAAAGTCCGGCAGAAGGGTTGAGCGATAAAATGTGCTGGCTCGCTGTGCATAACGCGTCACTGTACAGCTTCCTGGAATCATTGCTCTCGAACCGAGGCATTCGTGTTGCACGCTATGAAGCTGGGCAAAAAACGGACGCTGACGATACGCTGATTACGGATGTTGAGGTCGACCCGTCCTGGCAGGGCAAAGCCGTAATTACGTTCTGTCGTCGCCATATTGGTATTGCGCAGGAGCGTATTCCCGGAGAGTGGACGCACAGCGTGGCAACGCCGCATGAGATTCTGCATCTGTTGGCACATATCTACAATGTGGAAGGGGATGCCCACGACGGCGGTACCGCGCTGCCTTCACCGCAGTCCGCTGTTACGATGAATGACGACATGATGATTCTGGTGGTGGATGACCATCCGATCAACCGTCGCCTGCTGGCCGATCAGCTGGGATCGCTGGGATATCAATGCTTGACCGCAAATGACGGCGTGGATGCGCTAAACGTGCTGAGCAAAAATCACATCGATATTGTGCTCAGTGACGTGAACATGCCTAACATGGACGGGTATCGTCTCACCCAGCGCATTCGCCAGCTTGGTATGACCTTGCCGGTTATCGGGGTCACCGCCAACGCGCTGGCCGAAGAGAAAGAGCGCTGTCTGGCGTCAGGCATGGACAGTTGCCTGTCAAAACCGGTGACGCTTGATGTCATAAAACAGACGTTGTCGATTTACGCGGCCCGCGTCAGGGAATCGAGGGCATAA
- the gyrA_1 gene encoding DNA gyrase subunit A yields MKNVVGLQRVAEPVDDEELDSIDGSVAEGDDEIAPETETDEADSDEADSDDDAADDAEE; encoded by the coding sequence ATGAAAAACGTGGTGGGCCTGCAACGTGTCGCTGAGCCAGTCGACGACGAAGAACTTGATTCCATCGACGGTAGCGTCGCGGAAGGTGACGATGAAATCGCACCGGAAACCGAGACCGATGAAGCTGATTCTGACGAAGCAGATTCTGATGACGATGCGGCAGATGATGCCGAAGAGTAA
- the gyrA_2 gene encoding DNA gyrase subunit A has translation MSDLAREITPVNIEEELKSSYLDYAMSVIVGRALPDVRDGLKPVHRRVLYAMNVLGNDWNKAYKKSARVVGDVIGKYHPHGDTAVYDTIVRMAQPFSLRYMLVDGQGNFGSVDGDSAAAMRYTEIRMSKIAHELMADLEKDTVDFVDNYDGTERIPDVMPTKIPNLLVNGSSGIAVGMATNIPPHNITEVINGCLAYIDDEEITVEGLMEHIPGPDFPTAAIINGRRGIEEAYRTGRGKIYIRARAEVEADAKTGRETIIVHEIPYQVNKARLIEKIAELVKEKRVEGISALRDESDKDGMRIVIEIKRDAVGEVVLNNLYSQTQLQVSFGINMVALHHGQPKIMNLKDILSAFVRHRREVVTRRTIFELRKARDRAHILEALAVALANIDPIIELIRRAPTPAEAKAGLVAQPWALGNVSAMLERAGDDAARPEWLEPQFGVRDGQYYLTEQQAQAILDLRLQKLTGLEHEKLLDEYKELLEQIAELLHILGSADRLMEVIREELELVRDQFGDARRTEITANTSDINIEDLINREDVVVTLSHQGYVKYQPLTDYEAQRRGGKGKSAARIKEEDFIDRLLVANTHDTILCFSSRGRLYWMKVYQLPEASRGARGRPIVNLLPLEPNERITAILPVREYEEGVNVFMATASGTVKKTALTGFSRPRSAGIIAINLNEGDELIGVDLTSGSDEVMLFSAAGKVVRFKENAVRAMGRTATGVRGIRLAGEDSVVSLIIPRGEGAILTVTQNGYGKRTAEGEYPTKSRGTQGVISIKVTERNGSVVGAVQVDDCDQIMMITDAGTLVRTRVSEISVVGRNTQGVILIRTAEDEKRGGPATCR, from the coding sequence ATGAGCGACCTTGCGAGAGAAATTACACCGGTTAACATCGAGGAAGAGCTTAAGAGCTCCTATCTGGATTATGCGATGTCGGTCATTGTTGGCCGCGCGCTGCCAGACGTCCGAGATGGCCTGAAGCCGGTACACCGTCGCGTACTATACGCCATGAACGTATTGGGCAATGACTGGAATAAAGCCTACAAAAAATCTGCCCGCGTCGTTGGTGACGTCATCGGTAAATATCACCCCCATGGTGATACTGCCGTGTATGACACGATCGTCCGTATGGCGCAGCCTTTCTCCTTACGTTACATGCTGGTGGATGGCCAGGGTAACTTCGGTTCTGTCGATGGTGACTCCGCTGCGGCGATGCGTTATACGGAAATCCGTATGTCGAAAATCGCCCATGAGCTGATGGCTGACCTGGAAAAAGACACGGTTGATTTCGTCGATAACTACGACGGCACCGAGCGTATTCCTGATGTTATGCCGACCAAGATCCCAAACCTGTTGGTTAACGGTTCTTCCGGTATCGCCGTCGGTATGGCCACGAACATTCCGCCGCACAACATTACTGAAGTCATTAACGGGTGCCTCGCCTACATCGACGATGAAGAGATCACCGTCGAAGGGCTGATGGAACACATTCCAGGCCCGGACTTCCCAACTGCCGCCATCATTAATGGCCGCCGTGGGATTGAAGAAGCGTACCGCACCGGTCGCGGCAAGATTTACATTCGCGCCCGCGCGGAAGTGGAAGCCGACGCGAAAACCGGTCGTGAAACCATTATCGTCCACGAAATTCCGTATCAGGTGAACAAAGCTCGCCTGATCGAGAAAATCGCGGAGCTGGTAAAAGAAAAACGCGTTGAAGGCATCAGCGCGCTGCGTGACGAGTCTGATAAAGACGGTATGCGCATCGTGATTGAAATCAAACGCGACGCGGTGGGTGAGGTTGTGCTGAACAACCTGTACTCCCAGACTCAGCTTCAGGTTTCCTTCGGCATCAACATGGTTGCGTTGCACCATGGCCAGCCGAAGATCATGAACCTGAAAGATATCCTGAGCGCGTTCGTGCGTCACCGCCGTGAAGTGGTGACTCGCCGTACTATTTTCGAACTGCGTAAAGCGCGCGATCGTGCGCACATTCTGGAAGCGCTGGCTGTCGCACTGGCCAACATCGACCCGATCATCGAGTTGATTCGTCGTGCGCCAACCCCTGCCGAAGCGAAAGCAGGATTGGTTGCTCAGCCGTGGGCATTGGGCAACGTCTCTGCCATGCTGGAACGTGCGGGTGATGACGCGGCGCGTCCTGAGTGGCTGGAACCTCAATTTGGCGTGCGTGACGGTCAATATTACCTGACCGAACAGCAGGCACAGGCGATTCTGGATCTGCGTTTGCAGAAACTGACTGGCCTTGAGCATGAAAAACTGCTCGACGAGTACAAAGAGCTGCTGGAGCAGATCGCAGAGCTTCTGCATATCCTCGGCAGCGCCGATCGTCTGATGGAAGTGATCCGCGAAGAGCTGGAACTGGTCCGCGACCAGTTTGGTGATGCGCGTCGCACTGAAATCACGGCGAATACGTCTGATATCAACATTGAAGATCTGATCAACCGCGAAGATGTGGTTGTGACCCTGTCTCATCAGGGCTATGTGAAGTATCAGCCGCTCACCGACTACGAAGCGCAGCGTCGTGGTGGTAAAGGCAAATCGGCAGCCCGTATCAAAGAAGAAGACTTTATCGATCGCCTGCTGGTGGCGAACACCCATGACACGATCCTGTGCTTCTCAAGCCGTGGTCGTTTGTACTGGATGAAAGTGTATCAGCTGCCGGAAGCGAGCCGCGGTGCGCGTGGTCGTCCGATCGTCAACCTGCTTCCGCTTGAGCCGAACGAGCGTATCACCGCGATTCTGCCGGTACGCGAGTACGAAGAAGGTGTGAACGTCTTTATGGCGACCGCGAGCGGTACCGTGAAGAAAACCGCGCTGACCGGTTTCAGCCGTCCACGTTCTGCCGGGATTATCGCCATCAACCTGAACGAAGGTGATGAACTGATCGGTGTGGATCTGACCTCCGGTTCTGACGAGGTTATGTTGTTCTCTGCCGCCGGTAAAGTGGTGCGCTTTAAAGAGAACGCCGTACGCGCAATGGGTCGTACAGCGACCGGCGTTCGCGGTATTCGACTGGCGGGCGAAGACAGCGTTGTTTCACTGATCATTCCACGCGGTGAAGGCGCTATCCTGACCGTGACGCAGAATGGTTACGGTAAACGGACTGCGGAAGGCGAATATCCGACCAAGTCTCGTGGCACACAGGGCGTTATCTCCATCAAAGTCACCGAGCGTAACGGCTCTGTTGTGGGTGCGGTGCAGGTTGATGACTGTGACCAGATCATGATGATCACTGATGCCGGTACGCTGGTGCGTACGCGCGTGTCTGAGATCAGCGTGGTAGGGCGTAACACCCAGGGCGTTATCCTCATCCGAACTGCGGAAGATGAAAAACGTGGTGGGCCTGCAACGTGTCGCTGA